The Salvelinus alpinus chromosome 35, SLU_Salpinus.1, whole genome shotgun sequence genome window below encodes:
- the LOC139564625 gene encoding uncharacterized protein C1orf232-like, which produces MNPIWKVYKSKVLKTLNPDLQEYTEEEVNNAEIDMSPVQEDEGPNAVSQLAKRMQGAGAKGWNRMSALFNKEDEHQLLEETESPPVPDHPLAVMPEEPQRPARASGFWGSFATNWKQMATSKQAEAAANETGTVEEGQEAVGEGGGEGGGGESYQGENVEGEQSQDGGGGSNTSFSKYAMLGGGSENTPFKWNFVTGKLAELKTKSMSGQQD; this is translated from the exons ATGAATCCCATATGGAAAGTGTACAAGAGCAAAGTGCTGAAGACCCTGAACCCGGACCTACAGGAGTACACGGAGGAAGAG GTCAATAATGCAGAGATTGACATGAGCCCTGTCCAGGAGGATGAGGGGCCCAatgcagtgtctcagctggccaagaga atgcaGGGTGCCGGGGCTAAAGGCTGGAACAGGATGTCAGCACTCTTCAACAAAGAGGATGAGCACCAGCTATTGGAGGAGACTGAGAGCCCGCCTGTCCCAGACCA TCCACTAGCAGTGATGCCTGAGGAGCCGCAGAGACCGGCCAGAGCCTCAGGATTCTGGGGTAGCTTCGCCACCAACTGGAAACAAATGGCCACCTCGAAACAGGCTGAAGCCGCAGCAAACGAGACGGGCACGGTGGAGGAGGGTCAGGAGGcggtgggagagggaggtggtgagggaggagggggggagagttACCAGGGGGAGAACGTGGAGGGAGAGCAGAgtcaagatggaggaggagggagcaaCACTAGCTTCTCCAAATACGCCATgctgggaggagggagcgagAACACGCCCTTTAAGTGGAACTTTGTCACAGGCAAGCTGGCTGAGTTGAAGACCAAGAGCATGTCTGGCCAGCAAGACTAA
- the LOC139564322 gene encoding protein FAM110C-like, producing MKPLTPIGSPSPLRLLNKGPDYLRRQMEGGGQGRSISAVERLEADKAKYVKSQQVINTKQEPVLVPCTPPPPHRRPHTVPGSLTPRLPPRRSSAPFTTLTGPLTIRDENENDDSRKENRRTSVDVEARNRSNANKVTPPSPRTPRTPHSIPLVAPHSAPILRRSTGKRMLRPDSLVIYRQKKECKSLPSGGIVLGNSNMEIKGYNFVRRLFQGSMREKCGGGEGGTQKMVISEEKALSRDGDSRMSWTNDKDTVDGGQVGPGSRRSSKTDHERSPLPSPGLSPGFSCTPERTKNGVSCVSNGTTNGTRNGNGITKSNDVSDHTDNEADVWKRVPPPPPPRWRSGLQRSKSDLLLRCSVALSDQEHFFDYCGLDLDMVDRLGPENFLGGASDVDTLSLVLRSIGGGGGGSEPSEFSRHSGEAGLFQEEVAEKLTTGVSIIERNARVIKWLYSCKNAAQEGPKESTV from the coding sequence ATGAAGCCGCTAACACCCATAGGATCCCCCTCACCTCTGAGGCTCCTCAACAAGGGCCCGGACTACCTGCGTAGGCAGATGGAGGGTGGGGGCCAGGGCCGTTCCATCAGCGCTGTAGAGAGACTAGAGGCAGACAAGGCCAAGTACGTTAAGAGCCAGCAGGTCATTAACACCAAACAGGAGCCCGTCCTGGTGCCTtgcacaccacctcctccacaccGTCGTCCCCACACCGTGCCTGGGAGCCTCACACCACGACTGCCACCCCGCCGATCCTCTGCCCCTTTCACCACCCTGACCGGCCCCCTCACCATACGAGATGAGAATGAGAATGATGACTCGAGGAAGGAGAATCGGAGGACGTCGGTGGATGTGGAAGCACGGAACAGGAGTAACGCCAACAAGGTGACCCCACCCAGCCCCAGGACTCCCAGGACTCCACACTCCATACCCCTGGTAGCCCCTCACAGTGCCCCCATCCTGAGGAGGAGCACCGGTAAGCGCATGCTGCGGCCTGACTCCCTGGTCATCTATCGGCAGAAGAAAGAGTGCAAAAGCCTGCCTAGTGGTGGCATCGTATTGGGGAACTCCAACATGGAGATAAAGGGGTACAACTTTGTCCGCCGCCTCTTCCAGGGCTCCATGCGGGAGAAGTGTGGCGGGGGCGAGGGGGGCACCCAGAAGATGGTGATCAGCGAGGAGAAAGCTTTGTCGCGGGATGGTGACTCACGCATGTCCTGGACCAATGACAAGGACACCGTGGACGGGGGACAGGTAGGGCCAGGTAGCCGGAGATCCAGTAAGACGGACCACGAGCGCTCACCGCTGCCCAGCCCTGGCCTCAGCCCTGGCTTCAGCTGTACACCGGAGCGGACTAAGAATGGTGTTAGCTGTGTTAGCAATGGCACTACCAATGGTACCAGAAACGGCAATGGCATCACCAAGAGCAATGACGTAAGTGACCACACTGACAACGAGGCGGACGTCTGGAAGCGGGTGCCGCCGCCACCGCCCCCGCGGTGGCGTTCAGGACTACAACGCTCCAAGTCAGATCTGCTTCTGCGATGCTCAGTGGCGTTGTCTGACCAGGAGCATTTCTTTGACTACTGCGGGCTGGACCTGGACATGGTGGACCGGCTGGGGCCTGAGAACTTCCTGGGTGGGGCCAGCGACGTAGACACGCTCTCATTGGTGCTGAGGAGCATAGGGGGAGGGGGCGGTGGCTCGGAGCCCAGCGAGTTCTCCCGCCACTCAGGAGAGGCAGGGCTTTTCCAGGAGGAGGTGGCCGAGAAGCTGACCACGGGAGTGTCAATCATCGAGAGGAATGCCCGTGTCATCAAGTGGCTTTACAGCTGCAAGAACGCAGCACAGGAGGGGCCCAAAGAGTCCACTGTTTAG